The sequence below is a genomic window from Babesia bigemina genome assembly Bbig001, chromosome : II.
TAAGGCAGTTCAAAATGAAATGCCATGGTATAGTTGTACGTGATTACGATATACGTCATTGGTCTAACTTACGGGGAATCATGCAAGAATAAACAGTTATAGTAACACAAGAATATGTCGTTCAACTGGCAATTACAAGTGCAACACTCTACCCAAAGCAATGCCGTCACTGAAGAGACAAACCAGCAGAGCGACAAACACGAGCTACGACAATTAAACTCTGTCATTGACAAAACGATTTACTACATCTGAGCCACTCATAACTTGGAGTtgtagttctcgatctgcATGGTCGACAGGACGATACCCTTGATGGTGACGCAtcggcactccaacggcggcgtCTGGCGCAGGGTCTCCCCGGATCCTATGAGTTCACTGTCGAACCGCAGGATAACAAAGTGATTAGATGCTGACGCAATCAGCGACTTGCTTATATCTTTCACATTCATGATTATACCCCCCATTAATACTTCttcgaagcagttgggtggatccaggacgtacggtGCTGTGCAGTAGAATGCTGCCTCGCCCGCAGCCTGAATGTCTATTTTGCAACCAGATTTACGTTGTCCATAAGAGTCGTAGAGTTTGGGAGTCTCGGGCTTGAACAGCTCATCTAATTTGTAGGTAactccgcagccttgcatgtacgGGTCAGTGGTCTTAACCGCGACCTCAACTACGTGCCATGTGTATTTCCTATAAGATACTGCTTTATGAAGATTAGGTGAAGCAGTTTAAGGTAAGAGAGATCGACCATTCGGCATGGTGCAAATATTTACCCTATCTGATGTGCGAAATAGTTTGCAGGAACCATTGCGAGACCATGAATGACCCCGTAAGCTGACAGCTTGGCTGTCACCAGCAGCGATTGACAAGAGTATGGTATGGCGTGGCATACGCAACTGACACCACCATCAGCGCAACTCGCTAGCCATAAGAACGCACACCAAGTGGATTTAGTCACACAGAACTCTATAAACTGCAATCACAAAGATAATAGAGGTTGCATAACTAATAACATGCATATCACCGTCGATACTAGGAATTGATCGGGACAACATTATCGCCTTTTCATAACACCGTGAATGTGACAGTTCGCTCTAGAGAACATTTCGCACTACAAGCAATCAGTTTGTAGAATTGACACCGATACAGTACACGCTCAATTACGCTGTAGCGTTGGCGGGTTTGTTTAATGCCTCCAAGTTTGAGACGATGTTGTTAGTGGACTCAATCCAGCTTTCTAGTCTCTTTGCGACGCCTTGCAACCTACAATAGTCATGCCGAAAGTGTTCACAGCAACTACTTACTTTCCCATGTCTAGTATTCTTGGCTGCAACCACTTGATGGAGACTGTTTGCTGTAGCTGGTCGATATGCCCCTTGATAAGTTGGAGAGCCAGCGCCTTAAGCACGAAAGGCTCCACCTGTTCGATCCGGATGGTACAGTGATCGGCTATTTCCTGGAATGTGAGGCAGCGCTGTTTGTTCGGCTTTGCCAATGCGAGGTTTAGAAGGGCAATCAGCGTCAATTTTTGCCTCAATTGGGTCTCCCTGCCCGCAAGTTCCTGTGACCAATAATAATATGCGTTACAATAGCGATTCAGACGTACCGTGTGCACAATTTTACCCCTGTGTCGTTCCAGCGCCTCATCGAAGAGGTGCAGCTGCCCCTCGTTAAATATGATCAGCATGTCATATAACCACTGATGGTCGCCGCCTTTGAGGTATGCCTCAATGATGGGCTGGTGGATTAGTTCTCCAAACCCGAAACTGTCGTGGGCCACGATGGCGCATACAGTGATCTCGACGGCGATGGCCACACGGTCGCCTTCGGGTATATCGTTGGTGGAGGTGTAGGCGAGGTACATGATCCAGTCCTTGTAGCACTGCGAGAAATTCTTCGCCGCCTGAACGAATATGCATTGCTCTAGAAATGCGGCCGCACCTTGTTCATTTCAGCAGCGGCTCGGTAGTACGCGCTATGCACCGTGATGTCGACGTTCATAGTTTCCTCGACTTTCTGCCTCACGTCGCTGAGAAGTGCGTCGCATTCCTTAATCTGACCATTCTTGACCATATGGTGCGCCTGCAACCATATAAATGCCCCTATTGTCTTCACGGTTACCTTTGCGATTTGGTGCATGACGTTGGCTTCGAAGTCCTTTTCGAGGAAGGCATCGTACTTGCAGAGGTGTTCTAGCGCAACCTTCGGATCTGATCCTCGATTAATACGCCCTCTTAAGACCAACCTAGGTTTTCGGAGCACGCAGCCAGCAGTTGTGCGAAGCGCAGTGTGTTGAGCGCATCCTTAATGGGATGTACCAACGCCTCAAACACACGTATTTTGTCGTCACAAACGAGGCTGTCGGACgcgagcagcgatgtcagcgCCTCCGTGAGTTCGTGGTAGTGCTTGGCGGCGAGGTCGTCTCTGATCTGCTCAACCAGAGGCACGAGGTTCGGGTGGTTCGACGCCACCGTAGACAGGGTAGCGTCCGCATCTCCCTTCATGGTGGATGATACGCACCGTAAAAATTGTGAACTAATTGCAACAGCGGCCTGCGCCTGCGCGGCGTCGGAATCCTGATGGCTGAGTGTGGCACGCGACGCGTGTAGCAATTGCGGCTTACCACGTCAACAAAGCACCTAACATTGCAACCTCATTTCTACACAGTGTGTAAATCGACGGCTAATGATTCATATTCGATCAGGAGGCGCATGATGTGTAATGTGTCTAGACTGAATACAGTGCAAGTTGCGCTGCCGTATAGCGGCAGACTAAGCAGTAGATAAAGCAACGACATACAGTTTGCAGATGTGATTCATTTTGCTGCATCACATATCTCGGCGAAAGGAATCGGGGCGCCAAAGTGTACAACAATGCTTTGCAAATGCTGACCATTAAAAGGCACACCGTCATGAACTGCTTCAGGAATCACACCCGTTGCGGTCGACGCACAATAAGTATTATGGTCTCAGCAAAACGGCCGCGAGCGAATCGAGCGGATTTCGTCAAGGCGATAATGCCGCTCcacgtcatcaacgcataATAACACAGCACTGCCTCTCTCATAAGTACAAACGTTTAGCAATAATTTGTAACCCTGATTCGTCACGCGGTTAACAGCGAATTGGCTGCCGTCTACGCCGAAGCGTTGCCGCCAAATAACAACGGTTGCACGACCACTTGCAGAGTCAGCCCCCGAAGCCACACGAAACCACTATCCAACATGAGCACATTTAACTTGCGTAATTACACATCCCAAGGATCCGGGATATTCGCTTGCTGATCCGAGGTGTAGGTCACACCCGCGCCACGCGTTCACCCCACAGGGTCGCGAAGGTACGTCGCTGTTTTGCGTCGCCGACCAGTTGCAGATTTTTGCAACCGCCCGCACTAGAAAATCTTCGCGCAGTAGCGCGTCAGGACCTGCTGCGATCACCGTATAGTTGGTCATTTGTGGTTGATCGGCTATGTCGGTGGGCGCATTACGCTCTGGTGGCTCTTCGACTTGCACGCCGCTGGGGCTACCTGCGCACATGAGTCTTACTTCGTGTTCGGCGCAGTAGTtggccggcgccgcgtcgGACTCTACCATCAGAAGGCCGGCCGTTTGGACATCCTCGCTGCTTGCGTTTCCGGTACGTGTGTTGACGTTATGTGTTCGTAAGCATGATGTAGCCACGAGTGCAACCGTTCGTTCTTCCAGAGCGCGGCCCATGCCGCGTCTCGTCACGATGCCGGCGGCAAGCCGCGGACGTATGGGGTGTGTCGAGGCCTCCTCGGACTGTGTCGTCCCCTCTGACACGCAGGTGGTGGGCCTCTGCGACGTTGACCTAAAGTGTTTGgtggacgaagaggaaaGTACGTGTTCGCCTTTCTCGAACCCGCCCGGCTTGAGGAACAGCGAATCGATATTCTCTGACGATCCGAATTACTTGTGGTTCGTGAAGCAGCGCGCAGAGATGTTGCGCGGCCCCTCTGTGAGCTCCAGGGGCAATTTGTGTCGTTGCGCGAGCGATGTTGATAGCGACGCTGGCTCCACCTGCGTTATGGTAAACATTCAGCACGATACCTGTGTCAACCTGTGCGACAACCCTTCGGACATGTGGCATGGCCTGAAGATGTCCGACGGAACTCCTGTTGTCATTCGCTCGAAACGTCCGCGTGCTAGGCGCTACGTCGGCAAGAAGTGTCGCGTTTTCGGCGCGGAGGGTGAGGCCACCTCCCGAACGGCAGCCGACGTCTCCCCTGCGGCCGCAAATAATGGCCTGTTCGCTGGCCTCAACGGTCCCATCAATTACGGCGCTGGTTTTTTGTCTCTACAGAATTACGTCGGTCGCGGCAATGGCGCGAGTGTGATTTACCGCGTGATGCAAGTTGATGCCCGATTAGCTCACAGCTCGCGACGTAAGGAAATTAGGGTACGCCAACGTAGGCAacatgtgcagcagcacctggcAAAGGCGCGTGGTATAATGTTTAAGCGAGGTACGGGGACCTCGGCGCGGTAAAATGCAGTTGTTTGCGGACGAGGTACATGAGAATGCAACTTTTGGTGGAGCCATCCAGCGCGTACTGCCGCGGAGCGGCGCATTCGGAGGCTACCACGTGGCCCCTTGGGTTGGACAGCATCACGTCGAGCTTTGTGGCGCTCTCGATGAGTTCCTGAGACTGTTTGTGCGCCTTCCAAGCAACATACCCTAGGCTGCTTGCCGACAAGTAGCATCATGCCGCGGTGCCGCTTCAAAATTTGCTGTGCGTTTTCGGATCCTATGGCGATTCCTCCGTCCGCGCAAACGCACATAAGCAGCCCATTTTCTTTCGCGAAATTGACTGCTTCGCGGGCGTCTCCCGTGATGTAGGGCATTGTGTCAAGGCAGTTCTGCGCACTAGTTTTTCTCTAGCAATTATATCACCTGTGAAGCTCTTATCGCCCGTGGGTCGAGGAAGTCATGCTCCCCATGCTGGAGTAACCAAACGGCCTGCCACTGGAGTGCGTGCGCAGTGCGCATCAGCGTAGCCGCTGTGTCTCGCTCAGCTGCGCGTGCGCTGGCACCTACACAGAGGACCAGTGTTGCATTGCCGAGATGCTGGGACGGCGGCGGATATGGGACCTCCGCCAGGAGTCCGTTATTGTACGAATGGACAGATGCGATCTGGATATTCTGTGAGGTGGGGCTTGAATCTCACCTTGCGCAACAGCTTCTCGGAGCAcgtcaacactttgttcCCCCGTATTTGCGGCTCCATCAGCAAGGGGTTGTCAAACGACGTGGTGTAGAGTCTGCTGCATGCTCCGTGACGCTCGCAGTACTCTCTTATGAGCTTGGGGCTGGAGAGCAGAACTAGCTTACGATACTTTCTACAAACTTTTGCCCGCAAATGTTTAACTTTACCTGTATGCGGCGCTGTGGGCCAGTTTGAGTAGGTGTATGGCGACTGGGTGGGCGGCGCTTCTGAGCACCCTTGGCTTCGGCGAGCTGTTGACCAGCCTAGTGAAATAGTCCCCTGCTGAGACGTGCGTAGAGCGTCCGGGCACTGGGCACTGCCGGCGTGCGGCTGTCTGTTGCAGTCTTGGCGTCACAGCAGTGGCGCGGGCGCCCGGCGACCTCTCTACGTAGCTGCTCCGCAGCTTCGCTCGGGCATGTCGCCCGGCGATTTCCACTGCATTTTTTTTTATATCATCGATAATGCGCTGTACCACGCTATGCGCGGCTTGCGAGGGAATATACGACATTCGGGTAGTGATAACGTTTTTCGCGTGAGGTTTGTGGCCATAGACAGGCAGTTATGTGACGCGGTTTCCCGCCGCCAAAGCGTCAAGCTGCATTAGTTCTGCACATCAATAATGCCCAGTCTCAATATGGAAACGTACGTGGTAGGATGTGCAAAATTCTGTTGCGGTAGCCGGGGCCGAGCTTCGCCTGAATAGGGTTGCGCTCAAGGTACAGGACCTTGAGGCACCGGAAGAGCTTCAGGGGTTCTATGTCACGCTCATCTTCTATGGCGTTGTCGTTCAGCTACGGGTGCTATGAACTAGGTCGTAAAGGCCTACCCAAAGCTCCACGACGCAGTCGTTTGGCTCCTCGATGTTGATTCGGGCAATGTGATTGTTTCCGAGGTCCAAAATCGTGAGTTTCCGCTGCAGGCAGATCGGTCAGATGTCTAGCAGCAGCACTTACCATGCGGTTGACCAGAGGCGGTATCTCAGATAGGCGGTTAAAGCTGAGGTACAGTTCCTGGAGCTCTGGGCAGCTGCTAGCGATTTCTGGCGCCCATTCGCATATGCGGTTGTTCTGCAAACTGCACGTGGTAAGGTTCGGCAACGGAGGTAATCGCATGTGCGTGATTTTGTTGCGCCCTAGCCACAGCGCTTTTAGCCGTGGCAGCAGCCGAATCTCATCGTACTCGCGGATACAGTTCGATCcgagctccagcagctccagaTCCGCTAAGCTACCAATATTTTCCACCTGCAATGTGCTTT
It includes:
- a CDS encoding protein phosphatase 1, regulatory (inhibitor) subunit 7, putative; the encoded protein is MATDAGIRVQRIGIDLDAPEGSDELEFHCARIRRIENLADLTGLKAMSSLVEKIENLEANRELEVLDLYQNSIAAIENIDHLVNLRVLDLSFNRIERIANVNSLTNLRELYLTSNRIAKVENIGSLADLELLELGSNCIREYDEIRLLPRLKALWLGRNKITHMRLPPLPNLTTCSLQNNRICEWAPEIASSCPELQELYLSFNRLSEIPPLVNRMRKLTILDLGNNHIARINIEEPNDCVVELWLNDNAIEDERDIEPLKLFRCLKVLYLERNPIQAKLGPGYRNRILHILPQLMQLDALAAGNRVT
- a CDS encoding PCI domain containing protein, putative, encoding MKGDADATLSTVASNHPNLVPLVEQIRDDLAAKHYHELTEALTSLLASDSLVCDDKIRVFEALVHPIKDALNTLRFAQLLAACSENLDPKVALEHLCKYDAFLEKDFEANVMHQIAKVTVKTIGAFIWLQAHHMVKNGQIKECDALLSDVRQKVEETMNVDITVHSAYYRAAAEMNKAAKNFSQCYKDWIMYLAYTSTNDIPEGDRVAIAVEITVCAIVAHDSFGFGELIHQPIIEAYLKGGDHQWLYDMLIIFNEGQLHLFDEALERHRGKIVHTELAGRETQLRQKLTLIALLNLALAKPNKQRCLTFQEIADHCTIRIEQVEPFVLKALALQLIKGHIDQLQQTVSIKWLQPRILDMGKLQGVAKRLESWIESTNNIVSNLEALNKPANATA